The proteins below come from a single Cupriavidus pauculus genomic window:
- a CDS encoding ABC transporter ATP-binding protein produces the protein MQASRNRASEAPLLSIRNLSIALPKGGDRPYAVRDIDFEIGAGELVCIVGESGSGKSMSANAIMGLLPAYLKPESGQILFRGRDLLTQDEATLRGMRGKDMAMIFQEPLSALNPLHRVGDQIAEVMRVHGALDPASRRARVLELLAFVGLPDPPTLCNAYPFALSGGQRQRVMIAMALALEPAFLIADEPTTALDVTTQAQILALIARIQKEKGMGVMFVTHDFGVVAEIADRVIVMEKGRIVEQGTAEQVLNRPAHPYTRRLIGSVPSHRARAGAPATEPEGYPVLRVEGLRKTYTTPGGLFQRKRVVEAVKGVSFEVRAGETLGIVGESGSGKSTIGKCLLKLTENDGGVMAFEGRDIAPISERAFRPMRRHIQMIFQDPFASLNPRNTVGRILCDGPMANGVPRAEAEARARELLKLVELEPSAFDRYPSQFSGGQRQRVGIARALAMEPRLIVADESVSALDVSVQAQVLKLLAEVQKRLGIALIFITHDLRVAAQICDKVLVMHRGSVVEQGSPAEIFETPRDAYTRRLIDSMPGKSWDPQAVQDSLAPKTEAMETV, from the coding sequence ATGCAAGCATCCCGCAATCGAGCGTCCGAGGCGCCGTTGCTGTCCATCCGCAACCTGAGCATCGCGCTGCCGAAGGGCGGCGACCGTCCCTATGCCGTGCGCGACATCGACTTCGAGATCGGTGCCGGCGAACTGGTCTGCATCGTCGGCGAGTCTGGCTCGGGCAAGTCGATGAGCGCCAATGCGATCATGGGTCTGCTGCCGGCGTACCTGAAGCCGGAGTCGGGCCAGATCCTGTTTCGTGGCCGCGACCTGCTGACGCAGGACGAAGCCACGCTGCGCGGCATGCGCGGGAAGGACATGGCGATGATCTTCCAGGAGCCGCTCTCCGCGCTCAACCCGCTGCATCGCGTGGGCGACCAGATTGCAGAAGTGATGCGCGTGCATGGCGCGCTCGACCCGGCATCGCGCCGCGCGCGGGTGCTGGAGCTGCTCGCCTTCGTCGGCCTGCCCGACCCGCCCACGCTGTGCAATGCCTATCCGTTCGCGCTGTCCGGCGGCCAGCGCCAGCGCGTGATGATCGCCATGGCCCTGGCGCTGGAGCCGGCCTTTCTGATCGCCGACGAGCCCACCACGGCGCTCGACGTCACCACGCAGGCGCAGATTCTCGCGCTGATTGCCCGCATCCAGAAAGAGAAGGGCATGGGCGTGATGTTCGTCACGCACGATTTCGGCGTCGTGGCGGAGATTGCCGACCGCGTCATCGTGATGGAGAAGGGGCGCATCGTCGAGCAGGGCACGGCCGAACAGGTGCTGAACCGTCCCGCGCATCCGTACACGCGCCGGCTGATCGGCAGCGTGCCGTCGCATCGCGCGCGCGCCGGCGCACCCGCAACCGAACCGGAAGGCTATCCGGTGCTTCGCGTGGAGGGGCTGCGCAAGACCTACACGACGCCGGGCGGCCTGTTCCAGCGCAAGCGCGTGGTCGAGGCCGTCAAGGGCGTGAGCTTCGAAGTCCGCGCGGGCGAAACGCTGGGTATCGTCGGCGAGTCCGGTTCGGGCAAGTCGACGATCGGCAAATGCCTGCTCAAGCTGACCGAGAACGACGGCGGCGTGATGGCATTCGAAGGTCGCGATATCGCGCCCATCAGCGAGCGGGCGTTCCGGCCGATGCGCCGCCATATCCAGATGATCTTCCAGGACCCGTTCGCCTCGCTCAATCCGCGCAATACGGTGGGCCGGATCCTGTGCGACGGCCCCATGGCCAACGGCGTGCCACGCGCGGAGGCCGAAGCGCGCGCGCGGGAACTGCTCAAGCTCGTGGAACTGGAACCCAGCGCGTTCGATCGCTATCCCAGCCAGTTCTCCGGCGGCCAGCGCCAGCGCGTCGGCATCGCCCGTGCGCTCGCCATGGAGCCGCGCCTGATCGTGGCCGATGAATCGGTGTCCGCGCTCGATGTCTCGGTGCAGGCGCAGGTGCTGAAGCTGCTGGCCGAAGTGCAGAAGCGCCTGGGCATCGCATTGATCTTCATCACGCACGATCTGCGCGTGGCCGCGCAGATCTGCGACAAGGTGCTTGTGATGCATCGCGGCAGTGTGGTCGAGCAGGGCAGCCCCGCCGAGATCTTCGAGACCCCGCGCGATGCCTATACGCGCCGGCTCATCGACTCGATGCCCGGCAAGTCGTGGGACCCCCAAGCCGTGCAAGATTCGCTCGCCCCGAAGACGGAAGCGATGGAGACCGTATGA